A window of the Phaseolus vulgaris cultivar G19833 chromosome 5, P. vulgaris v2.0, whole genome shotgun sequence genome harbors these coding sequences:
- the LOC137835258 gene encoding uncharacterized protein, with amino-acid sequence MGKGTSSKLNIAIIHPDLGIGGAERLIVDAAVELASQGHKVHVFTAHHDKNRCFEETVAGTFPVTVYGSFLPRHVFYRLHALCAYLRCLFVAFCVLFMWHSFDVVLADQVSVVIPIFKLKRSIKVVFYCHFPDLLLAQHSTFIRRMYRKPIDYVEEITTGMADLILVNSNFTASTFANTFKSLDAKGIRPAVLYPAVNVDQFNEPSSFKLNFLSINRFEKKKNIQLAISAFALLHSPEGIFKHKDITNATLTIAGGFDKRLKENVEYIEELKDLAEKKGVSSKIRFITSCPTDERNALLSECLCVLYTPKDEHFGIVPLEAMAAYKPVIACNSGGPVESIKNGVTGFLCDPTPQEFSSAMAKLLNDPQGAEKMGREARRHVDESFSTKSFGQYLNRYLVDIHRGKED; translated from the exons CAATAATTCACCCGGATCTTGGCATAG GTGGAGCTGAGAGATTGATTGTGGATGCTGCTGTTGAGCTTGCATCCCAGGGCCATAAAGTTCATGTTTTTACTGCACATCATGACAAAAATAGATGCTTTGAAGAAACTGTTGCTG GTACCTTTCCGGTTACTGTGTATGGTTCCTTCCTTCCTCGTCATGTGTTCTACCGTCTTCATGCCTTGTGTGCATACCTTCGGTGCCTTTTTGTTGCTTTCTGTGTACTTTTCATGTGGCATTCATTTGATGTTGTACTGGCAGATCAAGTATCTGTAGTTATTCCTATCTTCAAACTTAAAAGGTCAATAAAG GTTGTATTCTACTGTCATTTTCCGGACTTGTTACTGGCTCAACATTCAACTTTCATTAGGAGGATGTATAGAAAACCAATTGACTATGTAGAAGAAATAACGACTG GAATGGCTGATTTGATACTTGTTAACAGCAACTTCACTGCCTCTACTTTTGCAAATACTTTTAAGTCTCTAGATGCTAAAGGAATTCGACCAGCTGTTCTATATCCAGCTGTCAATGTGGATCAGTTCAACGAACCCAGTTCCTTTAA GCTGAATTTCCTTTCTATCAATCgctttgaaaagaagaagaatatacAGTTAGCTATTTCAGCTTTTGCTTTGCTTCACTCACCTGAAGGAATTTTTAAGCATAAAGATATTACTAATGCTACTTTGACTATTGCTG GTGGCTTTGACAAACGGTTGAAGGAGAATGTGGAGTACATAGAAGAGCTTAAAGATTTAGCAGAAAAGAAAGGAGTCTCTAGTAAAATAAGATTCATCACTTCTTGCCCTACAGATGAAAGAAATGCACTTCTTTCGGAATGCCTGTGTGTTCTTTACACACCAAAG GATGAGCACTTTGGCATTGTTCCTCTGGAGGCCATGGCAGCCTATAAGCCTGTTATTGCATGCAATAGTGGTGGCCCTGTGGAGTCAATTAAGAATGGTGTAACGGGATTCCTTTGTGATCCTACACCACAAGAGTTTTCTTCAGCAATGGCTAAGCTCCTAAATGATCCTCAGGGGGCAGAAAAAATGGGCAGAGAAGCTAGGAGGCATGTTGATGAGTCATTCTCTACGAAGTCATTTGGCCAGTATCTAAATAGATACCTGGTTGACATTCATCGGGGAAAAGAGGATTGA
- the LOC137835259 gene encoding pathogen-related protein, whose protein sequence is MAKDRYRSFLHDEPANIQWRHGGPPTYDAVNKLFEQGRTKEWPEGSLEEIVQNAIKSWEMELSHKIRLQDFKTINPEKFKLFVNGREGLSGEETLKLGSYNALLQSSLPEDLKPYKADEETFESSHEVFRSAFPRGFAWEVIKVYSGPPEIAYKFRHWGFFEGPYKEYAPTGKMVQFYGFGTVKVDDSLKVEEVEIYYDPAEMLGGLISGKNPNHPMEDGTEASPPSQECPFSK, encoded by the exons ATGGCCAAAGACAGGTACAGATCTTTCTTGCATGATGAACCTGCAAACATCCAGTGGAGACATGGTGGCCCTCCCACTTATGATGCTGTGAACAAGCTTTTTGAACAAGGAAGAACCAAG GAATGGCCAGAAGGATCATTGGAGGAGATAGTGCAAAATGCTATCAAGTCATGGGAGATGGAGCTCTCACACAAGATCCGTTTGCAGGATTTCAAGACAATAAACCCTGAGAAGTTCAAGCTATTTGTGAATG GCAGGGAGGGATTATCTGGAGAGGAAACTCTGAAGCTGGGAAGTTATAATGCTTTGTTGCAAAGTTCTCTGCCAGAAGACCTGAAGCCTTACAAAGCTGATGAAGAGACTTTTGAATCATCTCATGAAGTCTTCAGATCAGCTTTTCCCAGAGGGTTTGCTTGGGAGGTGATAAAAGTTTATAGTGGACCTCCTGAAATTGCTTACAAATTTAGGCACTGGGGGTTCTTTGAAGGCCCTTATAAGGAATATGCCCCTACTGGGAAGATGGTCCAATTCTATGGCTTCGGAACTGTCAAG GTGGATGACTCTTTGAAAGTTGAAGAGGTGGAAATTTATTATGACCCAGCTGAGATGCTCGGAGGCCTTATTTCAGGGAAGAACCCAAATCACCCCATGGAGGATGGCACCGAAGCTTCACCACCTTCCCAAGAATGTCCTTTCTCCAAATAG